Genomic DNA from Brassica rapa cultivar Chiifu-401-42 chromosome A04, CAAS_Brap_v3.01, whole genome shotgun sequence:
aaagttttttttttaaatacagaAATTCAAACCATTTAAAAGAATTCCATTAACACATACTTTTTTCTCTAATGGTTTGTCCCCAAACATATACTCGAAAAGCTCTTCAAATACCAACCTCTTACCCATGACTAACAGATAGAAGAATCACATACAAGCCATAGACAGCCTACCCATgaacaaaaaatagaataattcatAGATAAACAAACTTTAAAGTATAGTTATtgtttacaattatttttttaaatagtttctcttaaattttatctttttaacaTTACACGTATTAAAATGATTTGTAATATATGtgagaaaaaaaatcttctttatttgaGTAAGCCTACTCATGAACAATTCGTcaataatatgttttaaaagtATTCAATTTTCGCTTTTCTAAACTTTTTTCTTCCTAACATTTTGTCAAATGCTTCCTACATATGTgagaaaacaattatttttattcaagTAAGCCTACTTATGAACAATtagacaatactgttttaaatgattaattattagggcaattgtcaataatatcaccttttgagtttttgtctcaaaaatggcactagaatgagaaagtcacaaaaatgacattcattaaacggtaaaatatcataacatccttggtttaaaattaaataaataaacaaaaataaatataaaaaaataaaataaaaataaaaaaagaatatttttatagattcagattatatgttttcagattcaaatttttttataattttttattgaaattttctttttttgaatttttattttatttttttttctcaaattttctttttataattcaaaaatactttttgaaactgttttttaaatttttatttttaattttttagtatttattttcattttataaaattgtaaaccctaattccaaaaccgcACCCctaactttaaaccctaaggtttgaattaattaacctaagggatataaatgtatatttaccttttaaatgaaacctatttttgtgactttgagccttgagtgctagtttgggaacaaaaacttggtttggtggtATCTTTGTCTTTTTCTCTAATTATTATGTTAGTTTCTATAGTTAGGGAGCACAAATATTCATACGGACAATTTggttaaatgtatatttataagtgtaaatttattatatataggtTCTATACCAAATATTGCTACTCCCTACGTTTCACTTTATTTATCGATGTAGGTTTATGGAtacaaattaagaaaacatttaattttgcatatttccaaaataaaaacatcattacctATACACTTAACCATGTTTCgaccaataaaaaataaaataaaaaatattattattaaattttgcattgaaaacataaaacgacactcaaaatgaaacaaatttttaaCTCTAAAATGACAAATAATACGAAACAAAGGGAGTATATTATTTCATAGAAGTTATCAtacattatgtttttttaattaaaaactgaTGGGGTTTTgactatatacatatatatgattCATGTTTTTATAAGATTCATGTtctttatgattcataaatgATACATGACAGTTTTTTGGGACTGGGAAATATAAACTATTCATAATTATGTTCTTCTACAAAACTTCCTTACGTGACActtattttgattaatatttttttattttatgggatacatgatatttatttttggtaatttaTTTTGGGAATCATCAATATAAACGgttttatattgtaaaatcaaaatatcGAAATTTATGGAATATCTTTCGTGATTGTAAAATACATCCAAAACCGAATtccatattaatttttttttcaatcccTTAACTTTTGCAACAGGACTTTTAGATTTCTAAATTATCTTAAATGGTGACAGACATTAAATTTGGAAATTTATATTATTCTTTTTCGATTAAGTTTAAAGTCAAATATCATTTTATagatttcttttattatttccCCTTGCATATAATACTTTCTATAATTCTCTGAAAACCTACGATTATAATGTTATACGAAATTAATAGGATTGTCTGATATTTATATTCACAAGTGATAAGGTTTTGACTATATATATGATTCATATTGTTATAATATCTTCTTTGCGATTCATGAATGATAGATGACATTTTTTAGGGACtagaatatataaatgatttataattaTGTTCTTCTATAATTATTTGGCTGACATTTATTTTGGTTGATACTTAAAgacaattatatatatgaataaaatttattttcggAGCGACGAATATAAACtgttttatattgtaaaatcaaaatgtcatatataaaaaaattataagcaATTCCACAAAATACATTCAAATGGTGACAGACATtaaatttacaaattttttaattatttccgatttattttaagaaaaatatcatttttaatgtaGAATTCTTTAATGTCTGCCCTATgcatataatattttctatttttgaaaGTATTTTAAATGACTAGCATTTAATATGACTATCACCTTTATCTCGTGCCCCCTCGAGattttttagtaaaattattttttttaaataaaagatatattaaaaGAGGCCAATATGTATTTTGAGTCATAATCGATATTAAGGTTCAACAATGGGCCTCTTTTACAAATTCGAGTCTTAATCAGCCCACTAAATTTGtaaattcatattaatttacttctttttctttttctttttttttcattttcaacctaatattatttacttcaatttatttttatttttttacaattttatgtaCTCCATAACtggtataattttaataaaatataacgtTACAACATCATTAATAGGATAATTACTATTTTTCTACCATAATAAGATTATCGTTATCCGGATACTCAAGTTAACTAAAAACTTCAGTAAACTTCCAATCCCAAATTGTTTTTCTTTGCATCAATTTGTATATCAAATATGTACTTCTGCTAATTTTTCCTATGTATAATATGTTACTTTTTCTATCTTTTCAATATTTATAgagtaaaatttataattttttttagttcatTAATTCTGCGCTATGCGCGGATCATCACCTagtaacaatattaattaagttgttacgaaaaagaaaaaaaatattaattaagataCGTATCAAATAATTGCCGACAAAAAATaggaaaaaatcaaataaaaagggCTACTGATAAATGGTAACTGATTAGGTTGTCGGCAGAGAATCCTAACACGTGTTTCCGGGCTTCATGGTAGGTGGTCCTTGTCAAGATTCTTTATCTGTAACGTTAAAACCTCTCGGATAAAGAAACaacagaagcaaaaaaaaaaaaagaagaaactgcGGAAAAGGAAAAATGAGTGGATCCGGTACGCAGCTTCACAATGTTTTCGTCTATGGTAGCTTTCAGGAGCCTGAGGTCGTCAAGGTCATGCTTGATCGCACTCCTGAAATCATCTCTGTAACACTCCCTGGCTTGTACGTATTGTCTTAATCTCTCGATTGATTTTTCTCTCTGTATAGTTCTAAGACTTGATGgtgattttggattttttaaaattcagtaAGAGGTTTAGGCTTAAAGGACGTTTGTATCCATGTGTTATACCGTCTGAAGATGGAGAAGTTCATGGAAAggtttgattttcaaaaatcattttTGTGAAATTCAGCTGCTATATTCTTGtggatttttctttttgtgtttgtttagaTCGTAATTGATGATGTTTAAGGgtttagattttgagaaattacTTGGTGATATTGTGGTGCAGTTACTAATGGGATTAACGGATGAAGAACTTGAGAATGTAGATGCTGTTGAGGGTAATGAATATGAGAGAGTGACAGTTGGTGTTGTAAGAGAGGTGAGTCTGAAGATTATCATCTCCATGAAACAACATTTTCGATGTGATTGATTCTTggcgttttgttttgtttgcatGTACAGGACAATTCTGAGAAGATGACtgtgaaaacatatatatggaTCAATAAAGATGATCCTGATATCGATGGAGAATGGGATTtcgaggtttgaaacctttttttgttcttctcatAATCGGTAAGAAATCACGTTATCATGGTGAGTTTTggatttttgtaattttggttTAGGAATGGAAACAACTACACATGAAGAAATTCATAGAGACGTTCAAAGAAATCATGGAATGGAAGAGGAATCCTCATGGAAAGGGAAGGGACGACTTCAACCATGTCCTGCGCGATGCTCCATCGGCTTGAATTGAATCTGTGTTAAGAGtatgttctatgtttcatttttcTCCAGATTCCGAGTATAATAAAACCTAGAAAACTGATAGGTATTGTGGCGATCAGTTAAAATAATAGTAATGCTATATGTTATTTTGTATGTTCTATGTATCACATTTCTTCTAGAGATTTTGGCATTCATCTTGTGTATGGTTTGGTTGATGCTAATGCTTATGGCTTCTCTTATAAGTAACTAATTAAAGAGAGTAGTATATCATTGAACGAATCTGATAAAAGAATAAATATGAATTAGTAGCACTGTCCAGTCCACAAGTGATAGATTTGAAAAGTCATGTGTACTGATAGgttggttttcattttttttttcagcaagCATTATGTTAAGCTTTTGAAAGACCTTTCTTGAGTATATTACACATCTTTACCTAAACATAAGAACGGTATCTTAACAACTATACATGAATCTACATGTGGCTTCATGAGTATATTACACATCTTTACCTAACCACAACTATACATGAATCTACATGTGGCTTCATGAGTAAAACAAATCACAACAAATAACAGTAAAAACTAAACTAGAATATGTTGTCTTCCCACATGTGATACAGTATAAAGTCTGGAAATTGGCCAGACTCGGATATCAAATATTCAACGAAAATTCACAGTTGTGAAAATTCGCTTTTATTCTTCTCTAAAGACTCTTACTAGTTCCATAGTAACTCTGCAGAAAAGAGTTCACAAGAGAAGTGTTCTAAGAAAAACATCAAGAAGGAAATGATTCACTCGTTCTTTTCACTGCAGAGAAGGGATGTGAATGACACTAAGGGCGACGGAAGGATTCGACGTCATTTTCACTGTTACTCTCATCCCATTAAGAACTATAACTCTTGACTACTGGTgacgaaaaaaaaatatttcggcttgatgtttttttttttttgtgtttcaagAAATGAAAAACATCAAGAAGGAAATGATTCGGCTTGATGGTTCTTGTGAGGTGTTGTCGTTTTAGGGGTTTGGACTGTGTGTTGGGCTTCTGGGATATGATAGAAGATGCAGGCCGAGCTAAAGAGATAAAAGGCCCAGCTCCAGCTAGAGGATAAGGTTACGGTTAAAAAGCGGGATCCATGTTCTAACGGTCTATCTCTTCTTTCTCGAaacagagaagagagagagagtatcaTACAACAGAGttacaaagagaaagagatacAGAGATTGAGAGAAAGTATCAAAGCGGAGGAGAAAGCTTGATCGAGATAGAGATATCCGGTAGCTGATCGCAGCTCTTGAGGTCAAGGAGCTTTCTACGGATCATTCTGCGTGTCCTCTTCATTATCAGAGGAATCGGAGGCTGATAGTGAGTCGTCTTCGTCGCAGTCACTTTGGTACTCTTCTCCGAACAGTTCTCGGTAAATCTCCTTGTAATACCTGTACAAAGAAGATAGATCGGGTGAGATCTTGAACTATTATATCACATTGATCGATAGTGAAGTGCAAGAGAGTTTTGTTCTCTCCCCAGTCAGTAGAAAACAAAGACTGGGTAAACAAAACCTTGTGTTGATCGCATTACTTTGTTTTGAAGATCCATCACTAGTTAAGATCAAGATTAGGCTTATAATTGACTAAGTGAACCGGATCAAGATCGTAATCGAACCTAGTCTGATACCttaacaagtggtatcagagccaggttctcGGTTAAGAGAACTAGGTTCGCGCAGCGGTGAAGCTGTGGTTCAAGTGGAGTTTGTTTGTTGTGTGATTTGGTGTGAAGTAAGTGTGATTGACTGCAGAGGCTAAGATGGAGTCGGTCCACGGGAAGTTTGAAATAGAGAAGTTCGATGGATCTGGTGATTTCGGTATGTGGAAGTTCAAGATGCAAATGCAGCTGGATCTGCAAAGGGCTGGGACACATCTTGACTGAAGCAGCTAGCTCTACGAAAGTAGAAGCGACAGATGATAGTGACGATGTCACTGATAAGGAAGTTAAGATAGATCCATTGGCTAAAGAAAAGGATACTCAAGCAAGAAACCTTATCTGCTCATGCCTCACCAACATGGTACTAAGGAAAGTAATGAGAGAAACTACCGCCATGGGAGTTTGGAAAGCGCTTGAAGAAGACTATCAGACTAAGACATTGCGTAATACGATCTATCTGAAGCAAAGTTTTGCGAGCTACAGAATGGTTGAAAGTAAAAGCATTGAAGAGAATCTCGATGTTTTCTTAAAACTGGTGGATGATTTTGCGAGCTTGAACATTCAAGTCTCGGATGAAGACCAAGCTATACAGATTCTAACAAGTCTACCACCACAGTATGACTCTCTTGTTCACACCCTAAAATATGGGAATGACAAAGAAACGTTAACGATTAAAGAAGTTACCACATCTGCGTATGCAAAGGAAGCTGAACTAAAGGAAAAAGGCCTGTTAAAACGCTCCAAGTCTGATGCAGAGGGACTTGTCGTTACCAGAGGAAGAAGTGACAAGAGACCAGGAAAAGGTGGAAGGTTTATATCAAAAAGCAAAGATTTCCGGTCGAAGTCAAAAGGCAAATGTCAACTGAAGACTAGGGAGTGTTGGATCTGTGGTAAAGAAGGACATTTCAAAAGAGAATGTCCTGAGAGAAAAGACCAGAGACCTCAGAATGCGGCAAATGTGGCTCAGGACAAAGAGTATGCTATGATACTAACTGCAAGTGTTCATGACACTAAGTCTGAGTGGATTCTTGACTCAGGATGTACTTTTCACATCACACCAAATCGAGAAGTGTTATTTGATTTTGTAGAAGAAAATGGAGGCAGAGTATTAATGGGCAACAATACGTTCAGTGAAGTTCATGGGTATGGAAAACTGAAGATTGTTAACCCAGACAAGTCTACTGTGATTCTAACTGAAGTGAGATACATGCCTACCATGGGAAGAAACCTCATATCGTATGGTCAACTTGAGAAGTGTGGCTGTACATACAGAGGAGAAGGCTTCAAAGTTGTGTTCTTTAAGGATGGAAAGAGAGTTCTTTCAGGGAGCTACAAAGATGAGCTCTATTATCTTGATGGTATAGTGGATAAAGCAAAAGCGAACGTGGCAAGAATTGTAGAAAATCTGACAAATCTTTGGCACTCAAGATTGGGACATATGAGTTTGAAGAATATGAACTTTCTGGTGAAGAATGGTTATCTGAAAGAGAAGGAGGTTCACACGTTGGACTTCTGTGAGAACTGTGTTCTTGGAAAAACTCATAAGTTGCCATTTCCTACTGCTAAACACGCTACAACGGAAACTCTTGCATATGTTCATAGTGATCTGTGGGGTTCAGTGTCGAACACAGAAAGCTTATCAGGTTGCAAGTACTTCCTAACGTTGATAGATGACTTCTCAAAGAAAGTTTGGATCATGTTCTTAAGGACTAAGGATGAAACGTATGAGAACATTTCCGAATGGAAGAAGCTGGTTGAAACTCAGACAGGAAAGAAAATTAAGTGCTTACGCACGGATAATGGTCTTGAATTATGTAACAACCTGATGGATACTATGTGTAAGGAAGCTGGGATTAAGAGACATTGAACGCATgcttatactccacagcaaaatggagtagCAGAAAGAATGAACAGGACGATAGCAGATAAGATTCGTTGTATGCTAGCAAAGTCAAGACTTGAGAAGAAGTTTTGGGCAGAAGCAGCTGCTACAGCAGTTTACTTGATAAATCGTACTCCTAGTGCTTTTATCGAGTTTAAGATTCCTGAAGAAGTGTGGTCTGGAGTTAAGGTGGAGTATAGTCATCTTAAGAGGTTTGGTTGTGTGGCCTACGTTCATTCTGTTCAAGATAAAATGAGTCCAAGAGCGTTGAAATGCATTTTCATGGGTTATCCTCAAGGCACGAAAGGATATCGAGTGTGGTTGATCGAGGAAGGAAAGTCGACAATCAGCAGGAACGTTGTGTTTAACGAGAAAACGTTGTATAAGGAATATAAAGGAAAAGGAGTGGCAAGTGATGCCAAGGCTAAAAAGGTGACATTCAAAGCTGATTTAATTCAGGGTCCTACTCggaaaaattatatctttgaaGTTGGTTCATCTTCAGAATCAGGGAACACCAGTGAAGGTGGAGTTACTTCAAGTCAGAGAAGAAACTCTGATTCAGAAGAAAGTGAAAAAGAATCTGAAGGTCAGGAAGAATCCTTAGATGGTTATCTACTTGCCAGAGATCGTGTAAGGAGACAGACTAAGCCTTCGGCTATGTTCGAGAGTGGAGACTTTGTGGCTTATGCTTTAACATGCGCTGATGATATAGTAACTAATGAGCCTAAGTCATTAGCTGAAGCTAAACGAAGCAAAGACTGGGATACGTGGAATGCTTCTATGAAAGAAGAAAAGACTTCTTTGGATAAGAATCACACTTGGGATATTGTTGACAGACCTCTTAGACAAAGAGTCATTGGGTGCAAGTGGATTCATAAGCTTAAAGAAGGAATTCCAGGGGTTGAAGATCCTAGATACAAGTCTAGATTGGTTGCGAAAGGTTTCACTCAAGTGGAAGGGGTTGACTACAATGAGATTTTTGCGCCAGTGGTAAAGCATGTGTCTATAAGGATCATCTTGTCCTATGTTGTAAACGTTGATGCTGAGCTAGAACAAATGGATATGAAAACAGCATTTCTACATGGGAACCTAGATGAGACCATCTACATGGAACAACCAGAAGGGTTTGTTAAGAAAGGAGATGAAGGGAAAGTTTGTCTTCTCAAGAAGCCTCTTTACGGGCTGAAACAATCTCCTAGACAGTGGAACTTGAGTTTTGATTCACTCATCAAGACGCTTGGGTTTATAAGGTGTATTAAAGATCACTGCGTGTATATGAAGAAGATAAAGACAGGAGATTGTGTTTATCTACTACTATACGTGGATGATATGTTGATTGCTGCTAAAAGTAAAAAATACATTCAAGTTTTGAAGAAGAGTTTGTGAACTGAATTTGAAATGAAAGATCTTGGAGCAGCTTCTAGAATTCTTGGAATGGATATTTTGAGGGACATGGAGAAGGGAGTGTTGAAACTGACACAAAATAGATACATTGGTCAAGTGCTTAAGACATTCGGAATGGAATTCTGTAAACCGGTAATAACTCCTACAAATTCTCAGTTTAAACTAAAGAGCTTGACAGATAAGGAGTGGCTATTTGAGTCGAAGGTTATGGACTCTGTTTCGTATGCGAGTGCAGTTGGGAGCCTTATGTTTGCTATGGTTGGTTCGAGGTCTGATCTTGCTTTCGCGGTTGGGTTAGTTAGCAGGTTCATGTCTAAACCAAGTAGAGAAAACTGGGAAGCTGTGAAGTGGATACTAAGGTATCTACAAGGAGCTAAAGATGTGTGTCTAACGTTCACAAAGTCAGAAAGTTTTGATGTTGAAGGCTTTTGTGATTCGGATTACTCTACTGACCTCGATAAGTGAAGATCAGTCACTGGATATGTGTTTAAAGTGGGTGGTAATACAG
This window encodes:
- the LOC103863914 gene encoding AIG2-like protein A isoform X2, with product MSGSGTQLHNVFVYGSFQEPEVVKVMLDRTPEIISVTLPGFKRFRLKGRLYPCVIPSEDGEVHGKLLMGLTDEELENVDAVEGNEYERVTVGVVREDNSEKMTVKTYIWINKDDPDIDGEWDFEEWKQLHMKKFIETFKEIMEWKRNPHGKGRDDFNHVLRDAPSA